In Erigeron canadensis isolate Cc75 chromosome 7, C_canadensis_v1, whole genome shotgun sequence, one DNA window encodes the following:
- the LOC122608159 gene encoding monothiol glutaredoxin-S2-like — protein MTTVTRLVTDKAVVIFSNSSCCMSHSIRTLICSFGANPTVYELDEHPEGPQIEKELKALGRKPCVPAVFIGQELVGGANEIMSLHLQGKLVPMLIKERAIWL, from the coding sequence ATGACCACTGTGACAAGATTGGTAACAGATAAGGCGGTGGTTATATTCAGCAATAGCTCTTGTTGTATGTCCCACAGCATCAGGACACTGATATGCAGCTTTGGGGCAAACCCCACGGTTTACGAGCTGGATGAACACCCAGAGGGTCCACAAATCGAGAAGGAACTGAAAGCCTTAGGACGTAAGCCATGTGTCCCGGCGGTATTCATAGGACAGGAGCTGGTCGGTGGAGCCAATGAGATCATGAGCCTACATCTACAAGGCAAGCTAGTCCCAATGCTCATCAAAGAAAGAGCTATATGGCTCTAA